aggaggaggaggcggaggaggcgGCGGAGTCGGCGgccctgggtgggggtgggggggacagaAAGGGGGTGGCGGGCGCGCCATTTCTAGTCATTTTCAAAGAGCCTCGCGCTCGTTCTCACGGGCCCCCATCGCCGGCGCCTGCTTTGCCCTGCAGCATAATAAAATGGCTAATCAGGTGAATGGTAATGCGGTACagttaaaagaagaggaagaaccaatgGACACTTCCAGTGTAACTCACACAGAGCACTACAAGACACTGATAGAGGCAGGCCTCCCACAGAAGGTGGCAGAGAGACTTGATGAAATATTTCAGACAGGGTTGGTAGCTTATGTCGATCTTGATGAAAGAGCAGTTGATGCTCTCAGAGAATTTAATGAAGAAGGCACCCTCTCTGTGCTCCAACAGTTTAAGGAAAGTGACCCGTCTCATGTACAGAACAAAAGTGCTTTTTTATGTGGAGTTATGAAGACCTACAGGCAAAGGGAGAAACAAGGGAGCAAGGTACAAGAATCAACGAAGGGACCTGATGAGGCAAAGATTAAGGCTTTGCTGGAGAGGACTAGTTACACACTAGATGTAACCACAGGACAGAGAAAATATGGTGGTCCTCCTCCAGATAGCGTGTACTCTGGTGTACAACCTGGCATGGGGACAGAGGTTTTTGTAGGTAAGATGCCAAGAGATTTATATGAAGATGAGTTGGTACCACTGTTTGAAAAGGCTGGTCCCATTTGGGACTTACGCCTTATGACGGATCCTCTGTCTGGTCAGAATAGAGGGTATGCATTCTTCACCTTCTGTGGAAAGGATGCTGCACAGGAAGCTGTCAAGCTGTGCGACAGCTATGAAATCCGTCCTGGTAAACACCTTGGAGTGTGCGTCTCGGTGGCAAACAACAGGCTGTTTGTTGGATCGATTCCAAAGAATAAAACCAAGGAAAACGTATTGGAAGAATTCAGCAAAGTCACAGAGGGTTTGGTGGACGTTATTCTCTATCATCAACCCGATGACAAAAAGAAGAATCGGGGGTTCTGCTTCCTTGAGTATGAAGGCCACAAGTCTGCAGCACAAGCCCGACGCAGGCTTATGAGTGGGAAAGTCAAAGTCTGGGGCAATGTTGTGACCGTGGAGTGGGCCGACCCTGTGGAAGAACCAGATCCGGAGGTGATGGCCAAGGTGAAAGTTTTATTTGTGAGAAACTTGGCCACTACAGTGACAGAGGAAATTTTGGAGAAATCCTTTTCTGAATTTGGAAAACTAGAAAGGGTGAAGAAGCTGAAAGATTATGCATTTGTTCACTTTGAAGACCGGGGAGCAGCAGTTAAGGCCATGGATGAGATGAATGGGaaagaaatagaaggggaagaaatTGAGATAGTGTTAGCCAAGCCTCCagacaagaagagaaaagaacGCCAGGCTGCAAGACAGGCCTCCAGAAGCACGGCGTATGAAGATTACTACTACCATCCCCCACCTCGTATGCCACCTCCTCTGAGAGGCCGAGGGCGCGGTGGGGGAAGAGGCGGTTATGGCTACCCCCAAGATTACTATGGCTATGAAGATTATTACGATGACTACTATGGCTATGATTATCATGACTATTGTGGAGGCTATGAAGACCCCTACTATGGCTACGATGATGGCTATGCagtaagaggaagaggaggaggaaggggtgggcGCGGTGCTCCGCCACCACCACGGGGGCGAGGAGCACCACCTCCACGAGGTAGAGCTGGCTATTCACAGAGGGGGGCACCTTTGGGACCGCCGAGAGGAGCTCGGGGCGCGAGAGGGGGCCCTGCACAGCCGCAGAGAGGCCGTGGTTCACGTGGAGCTCGGGGTAACCGTGGGGGCAACGTAGGAGGCGAGAGAAAGGC
This region of Trichosurus vulpecula isolate mTriVul1 chromosome 3, mTriVul1.pri, whole genome shotgun sequence genomic DNA includes:
- the LOC118843458 gene encoding heterogeneous nuclear ribonucleoprotein R-like, which produces MANQVNGNAVQLKEEEEPMDTSSVTHTEHYKTLIEAGLPQKVAERLDEIFQTGLVAYVDLDERAVDALREFNEEGTLSVLQQFKESDPSHVQNKSAFLCGVMKTYRQREKQGSKVQESTKGPDEAKIKALLERTSYTLDVTTGQRKYGGPPPDSVYSGVQPGMGTEVFVGKMPRDLYEDELVPLFEKAGPIWDLRLMTDPLSGQNRGYAFFTFCGKDAAQEAVKLCDSYEIRPGKHLGVCVSVANNRLFVGSIPKNKTKENVLEEFSKVTEGLVDVILYHQPDDKKKNRGFCFLEYEGHKSAAQARRRLMSGKVKVWGNVVTVEWADPVEEPDPEVMAKVKVLFVRNLATTVTEEILEKSFSEFGKLERVKKLKDYAFVHFEDRGAAVKAMDEMNGKEIEGEEIEIVLAKPPDKKRKERQAARQASRSTAYEDYYYHPPPRMPPPLRGRGRGGGRGGYGYPQDYYGYEDYYDDYYGYDYHDYCGGYEDPYYGYDDGYAVRGRGGGRGGRGAPPPPRGRGAPPPRGRAGYSQRGAPLGPPRGARGARGGPAQPQRGRGSRGARGNRGGNVGGERKADGYNQPDSMHRQTNSQQNWDSQPIAQQRLQQGGDYSGNYGYSNDNQEFYQDTYGQQWK